The Acidimicrobiia bacterium sequence GGACTGACGCTCGCCGACGTCGACGGCGTCTGCTACGCCGGCATGGCGACGGGGCTGGCCGAGTTCCTCGGTATCCACCCGACGTTCGTCGACGGGACGACCGTCGGCGGGTCGAGCTTCGAGGTGCACGTCGAGCACGCGGCCGCCGCGATCGCGGCCGGGCTGTGCGACGTCGTCGTCGGTGTGTACGCCGCGACGCCGCGGGGCGACCGTGCCCGCCGCGACGGGCAGGCGCAACGCCGCCCGCCGTTCCCCGGCCCGAACCCGATGCTCGAGTGGGAGATGCCGTACGGGCTCGCAATGCCGATGGGCGCGTACGCGCTCGCCGCGAGCCGCCACATGGCGGTGTACGGCACGACGCCCGAGCAGCTCGCCCAGATCGCGGTGTCGACGCGCGCGTGGGCGTCGAGGAACCCGCGCGCCCGCTACCGCGATCCGATCACCGTCGACGACGTCCTCGCGTCGCCTATGCAGGCGTCACCCCTGCACCTCCTCGACTGCTGCCTCGTCACCGACGGCGCGGGCGCGTTCGTGCTCACCTCGGCAGAACGCGCGCGCGACCTGCGCAAGCCGCCCGTCCTCGTGCTCGGTGCCGCCACGTGCGGCGACCACCAGATGATCAGCCAGATGCCGGACCTCACGACGACGGCCGGGGCGCGCAGCGGGCCGGCCGCGTTCGCGATGGCCGGCGTCA is a genomic window containing:
- a CDS encoding acetyl-CoA acetyltransferase, with protein sequence GLTLADVDGVCYAGMATGLAEFLGIHPTFVDGTTVGGSSFEVHVEHAAAAIAAGLCDVVVGVYAATPRGDRARRDGQAQRRPPFPGPNPMLEWEMPYGLAMPMGAYALAASRHMAVYGTTPEQLAQIAVSTRAWASRNPRARYRDPITVDDVLASPMQASPLHLLDCCLVTDGAGAFVLTSAERARDLRKPPVLVLGAATCGDHQMISQMPDLTTTAGARSGPAAFAMAGVKPGDVDLLMGYDSFTITALLHLEDLGFCAKGEGGPFAADGKLGPGGALPMNTNGGGLSYTHPGMYGMFLIVEAVRQLRGECGDRQLDDPHIAVAHGSGGVLSTMGTLVLGTDATR